The sequence AGGGTGATTGTTTAGTTTTACAGACACTAGGGACGTTACGCAGGGTGATTGTTTAGTTTTACAGACACTAGGGACGTTACGCAGGGCGATGGTTTAGTTTTACAGACACTAGGGACGTTACGCAGGGTGATGGTTTAGTTTTACAGACACTAGGGACGTTACGCAGGGCGATTGTTTAGTTTTACAGACACTAGGGACGTTACGCAGGGCGATTGTTTAGTTTTACAGACACTAGGGACGTTACGCAGGGTGATGGTTTAGTTTTACAGACACTAGGGACGTTACGCAGGGTGATGGTTTAGTTTTACAGGCACTAGGGACGTTACGCAGGGCGATTGTTTAGTTTTACAGACACTAGGGACGTTACGCAGGGCGATTGTTTAGTTTTACAGACACTAGGGATGTTACGCATGGGGATGGTTTACTTTTACAGATAGGAGGGGTGTTGCGCACGGTTATGGTTTAGTTTTACAGTTGTGTAGAATGAAATAGACATGTGTTTGTTCTGACCCTAGCCAGTTAGTGGAAGTGACTTGTTGGGTGGTAAACGCTAAGCTATGTAATGAGTTATCTatgctttacccaccacgggtatcgaagtctGAAAGTTAACCTTGTAAGCACTCATTCGGGTCAGTGTTTACGAGTTTATCTTGAGATTGGTTGTTAAAAGGAAAAATGCTGtccttaaaacatttatttaaagtacGCGTCAGCTTTGTTATGCAGAAAATGAACTTAGTGGCATTATGGAAGTAGCTAAAATAAACTAGATTCCAGCTATATTTGTTGTTTCAATTCAAGCtacaaaaatgaacttttaaataaactagtgtaaataaaaattaacggATGAAACCTGTTATATACAAAATGTTGAGTTCAACATGTTGGATGTATAAAAGGTATCACTTATTgattttgaaactgtttatagTCTCAATGTCAGAGGAATATGTTAAGTATTTGTATAGCAATCATTATATAATCAGAAGAAAGGAAAAAATGGTCATTTTCTTTGGAGAAGTACCCACACAGAAGTAAACTTTGGAGAAGTACCCACACAGAAGTAAACTTCATATTAAACGTTAGCTAAACAAAGAGCCATAGAACTATATCCCTTGTACAGGTTGAACGGTATTATATGGTGGTGTTTTATACAGAGTTATATCCCTAGCATACTGGTGGTACGGTATTATAGAGTGGTATTTTACACAGGGTTGTATCCCTTGTACAGATTGAACGATActatataatgttgttttatacaaaatcatatcccTAGTACTGGTTGAACGGTATTATAGAATGGTATTTTACACAGGGTTATATCCCTTGTACAGATTAAACGGTACTATATAATGGTGTTtcatacaaaatcatatccttaGTACTGGTTGAATGGTATTATATATAGAGTCATATTCTTTGTACTGGTTGAATGGTATTATGTATAGAGTCATATTTCTTTTACTGGCTAAACTGTATTATACAGTGGTGTTTTATATAGATCCATATCCTTCGTACCGGTTGAACGGTATTATAtagtgatattttatttcaagtggtatcTCCAGTACTGGTTGAACTGTATTATATAGTGGTGTTTTAGGCTGAGCGATATCTCTAGTACTGGTTGAACGGTATTATATAGTAGGCTTTATGTAGAGCTATATCCCTTGTATTGGTTGAACGGTATTATATAGTGGTGTTTATATAGAGCCATATCCCTCATACTGGTTGAACGGTATTGTGCAATGGTGATCTATATAGAGCCATATCCCCCGTATTGGTTGAACAGTATTATACAATGGTGATTTATATAGTCGTATTCCTTATAGTGGTTGAATTGTATCATTCAGTAATGTTTCATATAGAGCCACATCCTTGTTCTTGTTAAACGGTATTATGCAGTGATGTTTCATATAGAGCCACATCCTTTGTTGTCGTTGAACGGTATTATGCAGCGGTGTTTTATATAGAGCCATATCCATTGTTGTTGTGGGACAGTATTATGCAGCGGTGTTTTATATAGAGCCATATCCATTGTTGTTGTGGAACAGTATTATGCAGCGGTGTTTTATATAGAGCCATATCCATTGTTGAGGAACAGTATTATGCAGCGGTGTTTTATATAGAGCCATAACCATTGTTGTTGTGGAACAGTATTATGCAGCGGTGTTTTATATAGAGCCATATCCATTGTTGAGGAACAGTATTATGCAGCGGTGTTTTACATGGAGCCGTATTTCTCATACTGGTCGAACGGTattaaaaaacagattttaacatTAATGGAATATTTCgtgtatgaatataattaaaaattatgtactCTTGTTTACTTtctacatttaatataatataaacgcTAAGTACGCAGCACTATACTACGCTATTCATAAAACACTATTTActtgaaactttaaaacaaacagcaTTTCAACCAATGTTTATTGTCTCGctattaaagtgtaaaaaaacaactttctaaCGTTTTGTGAAATCATAGTTTTTATAAATTCAATACTTGAAACGCTACTTTTTGATAAATGAAAGGTTTTTCATTCTCTAGTTTTTTTCTGGTGGTCTTTAATTCAAAGATCGTAGCGTCATCTTTGATATGTTCCTCCGTTTttacatttgatattttcaaataatctTTGTTTTTCGTCTAGATCATTCCTTTCTAAGATACACTGTTTTACTCTTTCCTGTTTATGTCCTCTTTGCAACATACTGCACTATAGTTAGATAACTATCCAGATAGATCCTGCCTCTTTTTCGATACTTCATATGTTACTTTCTTCAAACACTTCACATGAACACTGAAGTTTCTGTGAGAACAAAATAACGTGTAAGAATGCCCTTAAACCAAATTCCCAGAATAACACAGcaagtaaataaaaatggaaacatGTATGTGATTAATATTTGTAACAAGATACGATACAGCTAACGttctgaagataaaaaaaaaaaaattcctgagAGACTTCATAGGATAGAATAGCAAGTTGTACGTTCAGATTGTCAAAAACCAACCTATTATCTATAGGTAAAACTATCTGTCGTGCGTTTTAGTGCTTTTAAACGTAAACCACTTATTGGTAAAACTGATTGGAAATCTTTACAATAAGTCTATCTCATAGATAGATCGACAGTTACCATTATCACAACAAATGATAgagaaatgtaacaaaacaatatcttTACAAAAGTCTAGAGTGCTGTGAATATTGTGGGAAAGAACCTGTGTTTTATCTCCTACGTCGTATCTTAATTATACCAACTTCTGAACGTGAACGTGACAAAATAGTGAATAAACTGTTTCTGTCATGCAATAGCTCAAACAAAGGAAGCTAAAGAGAGTAAATAGCAGAATTTCGAACCTTGGACTTATCTTTTTGTTTCGTTCCGGGTATGCCGCTCTTTTTCTATGTCTTAATGCTAGTCTTATTCTAGtctttctgttgttgtttattattaagcacaaagctacacaaagggctgtctgtgctctgccaaccacgagtatcgaaacccgatagccgtagacataccgctatgccttTATCTAATTCTGACATTGTTCTTCGAGTTTATTCTTGGCTTTCTCTTCTTGTTCAGTGTGAAACTAGTTACTAAACTTGTGACAGTCTATTTTGGTTTAGTGTGAAACTAGTTACCAAACTTTTGATAATTTACTCTTTGTTCAGGTTTCAGTCAGCTACTAGCGACCAGATGTGTACACACATCGAATGTGAAAAGCTTTACTGTTAGGTTTTGAAATTCCAACTCGTCTCTCACACTGACGTATGTAGAACGTGATCTATCGCTCTTGCTTTTTGTAGACTATATCATAATAGTTAGTGAGTAAAAATAATACTTCTGTACTTTAGATTTACTGTGGAAGTAATAGAATAATAACCAATCGATACAGGTTGTCCGTTATGAACTATATGAGCAACTAGTACtcggtaaatattttaaatttataatctgtgtgacaacaacaacaacaagtatgaCATCACCGTTTAGTATGCTGACTGTTGGGACTTGAAGAGCTTTCTCGTTGTGGGTTCTTTTCCAAACTTCCACTTCTAGCTGTTCGTGGAGACTTCTTCGGTTCCTCCGTTCTTTCTTCAGTCTTTTTTGGTAGATAACTAGAATAATAAAAGCATTAAACAGAGTTATACACATTCTAATTAGTTCAGTAAAAGTGTCGGCAACAATCCTGTTGATTTTGGTTTATTGATAAACAAAGAGCTCTTTACGGTGTTTCAGCTTCAAGCAACGTAACTACCATGTGCATCATTTttccagtttttaaaatatataaacataaaatgcaaagaaatataaaagtaatgtcttgatatttattcattcacattttatttcaatgtatCACTGGTTATAATGATTTACCCCCAGGCCCCTACCAGAATTTCGCTTGGATGCATTACATTACATTTGATCCTGGCTACGCAACagaaatataaatcatatttattgCTGTGATTCACTAAATATTCCCGTTTACTTTATATAATACTCTCgttttttaaacatctttttacCGAGCACGTTTTtctatgttgtattttttaactaaatttgCAAGTAAGCTCATAAAATGTTTTAGAGTTTGACACTGtgatgttattaaattattattttaagaattccAAACAATTTTGAGTCTCAGAGACGCCCAGTTCGTCGAGTTGTAACAAACACCAGCTGAATAATATACGCACCCGGGGAAGTAGGCtggtgtgatttttttttgttttttttaaaaaggaagCCAGTAACTCGAAGTTCATGATGCACGTAAATTATATCGCTAGGGGACGCTAACTACCTGTACGAGCGTTCGAGTGCTGCGCTTGTTCATCTGCAAgtgaaaacaaacatgtttacGGTTTTTGTTAAAAGACGATAGATAACCTAGCAAAGAGAAATTGGTTGTAGCGGGCAACGATAAAAGAACCATCGCGTGCTTGAAACTGTGACTTTGCTCATATTTATGTGTGCTTGGGCATCGCTAAAAACTGAGTGAAAGATTTATAAAGACATATAGAAAACGTTACTGTAGTGTCACGTAATACAATAAGTATTTATGAATCTCTGCTAACTATTCAGAACAGTGATAGATCGTTTAGTCAGTTTCCATATTCACGTTTTATTTTACGGCTTCCTCTCTGTCAGAGGATCGGTAGCAAGTTTCAAGACGCTTAGCTCTCCAATTCGAGGTTCAATCCCGCAGCAGACACAGTGCGTATAAACCGCTGTGTATCTATACAGCTAAACCTTATTTTACTGTTCTACCCCTGGTGTTAAACATTgtcaagaacaacaacaaaagatatatCAAACAGTCGGCAAAGAAGCGCTTTATATAGCAAATAATTTGTCCAAGTTTGTTTGAAActaaagacaaagctacacaatgggctagttgtgctctgctcaccacgggtatcgaaacccagtttgttGCGTTGGTTATTCGCAGGCATACCGTTGTACCTCTGGGGAGGGGACACGACAGACACATCAAGCAATGTAATTAGTgtcaatttaaaacttaaaatctaCATTATAAGGGCTGAGGCTTTATTAGCTTTATATTTGTCTTTGTATCAGGGATTAGCGTTAGGTCTTATAACGCTGGCATTCAGGGTTCGTTACAGCACTGATACCTAATTATGTAACTTAACCATAGTAACTGATCACAAGTATTCACTTCTAAACCaatcaacagatagctcgatgtggctttgctgtaagaaaaacacactctaaATCAATAACTTTACAAAGAAGGAAAGTATTACACCAACTTCTAATTCTTTGTTCTTCAAGAAGTTGTTTCTCTATATTTTATCGAAGTTCCTTTTCTCTTATAATCTCCTTTCTTAACTCGGCTGAAGAAAAAAGGATTAGAAACGTATTAGTACTGAAAGgataattaaaatgtgatttttgatTACTGTAGATCAAGAGTACACGTGAAGTTATATTTGAGCCGAATTACTCcctaaattaaatgaaaacacacgTTAGGCCTAATCCAGAGATATAAACTGATCTTGTCTTCTTCTGAAGGTATATTCTAGTAGGTTTTTCAACGGTAATTACTCTGACTGTGGTAAATAAACAGAGAACTAAAGTATCAGAGTGTATTTCATTCACTTTCCCTCTGGTCATATCTAGAACTAACCTTTCTCGAGATTTTGTTGTCTGTCTTTGTGCCCTACGTTGTCTTCTGCCACTTCGAGAAGGCCCTGGATATTTCTGATCAACGATTTTTGTCGAGTATTCAGTTGCAGGTCCCAAACTGTTCTTCACTGGAAGGGTTAAATATAAGCTTTATGTGCTGCCATCTGTAACGTGAATGAAAGTGAAAACATTCTTTACGTTAGATAAGGAAAGCAGATTAATAGCAAACCTTGACTCCTCTGATCTATGTAATCTTGCATCACTGTGGCTGTCACCGTCGTTGTTCTTGTACTTCTTGTGTGTGATCTTAGTTCCAATAAAGTTGGTTCCAGAGACACGAGAATTAAGTTTGTTCtttacagaagaaaataaaatgtttattctaattaatctgtttatttttaaaatattctttgaaagACACTCAAGGCTCATGTAAGCTAGTCGTTCAAAGTTTTGAACCGATTAACTATAGAGAAAATAAGTGACCCAAAACACCCacacccaactcttgggcgactatAATCTAAGGGAATAGTGGAATTTCACTATTACCCTTTACGGCGCACCTACGGATTCCAAATGAAACACTTTTTTGGTAATGAAAATTGAGCATGGCCCTGCTTTAAGACCATGAGGGAAAGCTAATTAGAAACttctaacagtaacattttcaaattggAAGAGCAATAAgtaatattacttttgtaaaagACATACATTACATTCAACcgataacaaaacatatttcataaaaaacaaaaaacaaacaaacaaatattaaaatatttaataaaagaattaCCTAACATACagtacgacagaaagtgttcatacccttgcgtcgtgagtagttttttcctgataacttaaaaagtattatgattaggataatgaaagtagaacatattataaatgttatactaacacacatctacataaatttttatgtaacttgaacgacaaataaactgtttataaacaaataaccaaacatagcaGGGGCGGAAAGTgatcgtgcgtctactttaatggtcagttgtgttgcctttcaggtgaattacctggcgcaatctctcctcatggccctccatgatcgtttgacagtactcgactggtattttcttccattcctCTTTACAGAacgcctccaactcttgcaagtttttcggatgacgctgatgaaccttggtcttcaactcatgccaaacgttttcaattgggttgagatcgggtgactgcgatggccactccagaacgcttatatgttTCCTCTgtaaccaggattgcacatatttcgatgtgtgcttagggtcattgtcgtgctggaagatccaatgacgcccaagccgagcatcattcttgatataagtgcctaattaATCaacgtatttttcttttttcatgattccgttgacgcggtgaagactgcctacaccaaaagagctgaaggaaccccgtagcatgatcgagccacctccgtgtttaactgtagggacggtgtacGTTGGAAGACTTCGTTcctcttacggaaaatatagcgaatattattgtggccgaaaagctcgattttagtctcatatgaccaaagaatactcttccaataggggaagggtttatctacatgctttcttgcacatctcaatcgtgcttctaaataaacaggctttaCATAtagagttctacgaggacggcatgctttgaacccagaagagcgtaacatgttcgtaactgtagaggtgcttacttcaaccccagtttcccttaccagtttctgtatgtcattacacgTTAAACGAGGATTCCTACTAACTCCTCTGAGAactttcctcttggttctctctggaattttggtggggcgtccggaatgagagaggttagcagttgattctgtaagtttaaactttgcaattatgctttgaacagtagatttcggcacatcaAGTTGTGTAGCgataccagaaagagacacacgagacttgtattttacaataattcggttttttaaattactggacagttgtttcctgttcgccatgatgaccaagcagataatgacggagacggcgctaaattgccggaagtacattttttgctgacTAAATTCCAAttgttacgggaatatcagttttttcacacgttctgaaatgtacgaacactttctgctcctcctatttttggttatttgtttataaacagtttatttgttgttcaagttacataaaaatttatgtagatgtgtgttagtatattaattataatatactttacgttcattatcctaatcatgatattttttaagttatgaggaaaaaactactcacgacacaggggtacgaactctttctgtcgtaactgtaggtGACAGATACCGGAtgttataatgtataacaattatattagtgctagaaacacaacatcaacagtTGTATTACGTCTTAAAACAAACTGCGACACACTTTACCTACGATAAGTGATAGATGACAATTAGATTAGTCCAAGGAATACAACATGAACAGTTGTATTCTATCCTGAAACAAACTGTGACACACTTTACCTAAGATAAATGATAGATAACAATTAGATTAATCCTAAGAACACAACGTTAACAGTCgtattcaaaactaaaaataaacatgatacaTCTTACCTAACATAAGTAATACATAACGGATGTtctaatgtataaaaattatattagtcCCAGCAACACAACATCAACAGTTGTATTCTATTCTGAAACCTACTGTGACACACCTTACAAAGCAACACAACATCAACTTAACATGGGTCAGTACTACAATCTAAAAATCTACCATGACATACCTTATCTATCAAAACAATATCAAATTAATGGATAGTACTACAACCTAAAAACCTACCATGACACACCTTATCTATCAAAACAATATCAAATGTgtattcctgtacgtggtgaggggacctcccatggaaggttctattctttcagtttacctcctctgggatctaaacacccacccacgtgtttgccgtgcgtggcgacccgcgaagggaaggagaggatcctggtggttgaggggtccaaccctaacataccacattggccttgaattcctgtagacggcgGGTCATTGGGtggccccttgggtcaatcggctggtccacttgagctagggtcaaccaagtaccagtgttggaagttctcaacaggtgttatggacattgtgtatgatgctggtgtttgggtatagtgctcacgaaaccctggcgttgctgcagtgtccttgcttaacactgtagtgcgtcccctcgtagagttccatggtgggtggggtcagtgggcaccgaaatttccttttttcctatggatcctcgaaataaaaatttaaattaaatagtgaaaaacactCAATAGGTACACGACCCTGTCTTGacgtttctgagcagcaatcatcaacatctgtaccacctgttgtgcCTCATTTTCTTACCCTACATtatctttcagagaaacctttagggcaaatgtcccccttttttattcagaagggactagagggacttgctggctctccaaagtcagtaaagaagcttcgatctggagacatattggtggaaacatccacatctcaacatagtgaactcctcttgaattcaaaggcaattggggatatgcctattgaggttacacctcatgctactttgaattcttcacgagaa comes from Tachypleus tridentatus isolate NWPU-2018 chromosome 12, ASM421037v1, whole genome shotgun sequence and encodes:
- the LOC143233775 gene encoding uncharacterized protein LOC143233775 isoform X3, with protein sequence MSSRTNLILVSLEPTLLELRSHTRSTRTTTVTATVMQDYIDQRSQVKNSLGPATEYSTKIVDQKYPGPSRSGRRQRRAQRQTTKSRESYLPKKTEERTEEPKKSPRTARSGSLEKNPQRESSSSPNSQHTKRNFSVHVKCLKKVTYEVSKKRQDLSG
- the LOC143233775 gene encoding uncharacterized protein LOC143233775 isoform X2 — protein: MAFDEHSRFTSSTSDNQEPANSNDTLGYKDRNGPEASSCKRTNLILVSLEPTLLELRSHTRSTRTTTVTATVMQDYIDQRSQVKNSLGPATEYSTKIVDQKYPGPSRSGRRQRRAQRQTTKSRESYLPKKTEERTEEPKKSPRTARSGSLEKNPQRESSSSPNSQHTKRTFQLDSVLKTQ
- the LOC143233775 gene encoding uncharacterized protein LOC143233775 isoform X1, whose product is MAFDEHSRFTSSTSDNQEPANSNDTLGYKDRNGPEASSCKRTNLILVSLEPTLLELRSHTRSTRTTTVTATVMQDYIDQRSQVKNSLGPATEYSTKIVDQKYPGPSRSGRRQRRAQRQTTKSRESYLPKKTEERTEEPKKSPRTARSGSLEKNPQRESSSSPNSQHTKRNFSVHVKCLKKVTYEVSKKRQDLSG